Within the Pseudoxanthomonas sp. Root65 genome, the region AAGGACAGTTCGGTGCTGCTGCACCTGCTGCTGAAGGCCTTCGCCCCGGCCCGCCCGCCGATTCCGTTGCTGCACGTGGATACGCGCTGGAAATTTCGCGAGATGATCGCCTTCCGCGACCAGCGCGCCGCCGAGACCGGGGTGGACCTGCGCGTGCACATCAACCCGGACGGCATCGCCCGCGACATCGGCCCGATCAGCCACGGCGCCACCGTCCACACCGACGTGATGAAGACCCAGGGCCTGAAGCAGGCGCTGGATCACTACAAGTTCGATGCCGCCATCGGTGGCGCGCGCCGCGACGAGGAGAAGTCGCGCGCCAAGGAACGCGTGTTCTCCTTCCGCAACGACAGGCACCGCTGGGACCCCAAGAACCAGCGTCCCGAACTTTGGAACCTCTACAACGCGCGCATCCATACCGGCGAGAGCGTGCGCGTGTTCCCGCTCTCCAACTGGACGGAGCTGGACATCTGGCTCTACATCTACCGCGAGCACATTCCCGTGGTGCCGCTGTACTTCGCCGCCGAGCGGCCGGTCGTCGAGCGTGATGGCGCCCTGCTGATGGTCGACGACGAGCGCCTGCCGCTGCGCGAGGGCGAAGTACCGCAGCAGCGCCGCGTCCGCTTCCGCACGCTGGGCTGCTACCCGCTGACGGGCGCGATCGAGTCCGAGGCCGATTCGCTGGAGAAGATCATCGCCGAGATGCTGGTGACGACCAGCTCCGAACGCCAGGGCCGCGTGATCGACCACGATCCGGGCGCATCGATGGAGAAGAAGAAGCTGGAGGGATACTTCTG harbors:
- the cysD gene encoding sulfate adenylyltransferase subunit CysD; translation: MTAVPRLSHLDRLEAESIHILREVAAEFRNPVLLYSVGKDSSVLLHLLLKAFAPARPPIPLLHVDTRWKFREMIAFRDQRAAETGVDLRVHINPDGIARDIGPISHGATVHTDVMKTQGLKQALDHYKFDAAIGGARRDEEKSRAKERVFSFRNDRHRWDPKNQRPELWNLYNARIHTGESVRVFPLSNWTELDIWLYIYREHIPVVPLYFAAERPVVERDGALLMVDDERLPLREGEVPQQRRVRFRTLGCYPLTGAIESEADSLEKIIAEMLVTTSSERQGRVIDHDPGASMEKKKLEGYF